One genomic window of Evansella cellulosilytica DSM 2522 includes the following:
- a CDS encoding transglycosylase domain-containing protein, with translation MRILTGNLFIALLIMLFAFSFLLVTEELAHTKPIDEVLDENIKISKMPLSQNSFIVDKNGEIVSEIYNGENRVILSFNAIPTLAIDAFLAAEDQSFYEHPGFDMKGITRAFIVNFNDNSISQGGSTITQQLARNLYLTHDRSYERKLSELLYAIQIERKLSKDEIITLYLNAIYFQNGVYGIEAASQFYFNKPIDELSVAEIAFISSIPNHPEKFNPLTNIEHTHTRKEWILTKMLETEKIDEDTFEEALKEEITLNISNRIDKHPDYVTYVHHELEALISEQEGYKKRIDNASTDEAKHNITLELKQRAESVLEKGVIIETALDPEIQAQAVKSINDQLAQTSLQAATTIIDHHHHEIVAITGGTNYNKFDFHRGFQAYRQPGSSIKPLLVFAPYLNETNTTETSVVDASPFSKNGYSPQNYGGAVYGRVQMEQAFKHSYNTAAVRLLDTIGVETAFSYLDPFNFQRVQQSDYILSAALGGFTHGVSVLEMTQAYSTFATNGVYHSPKAIKQVVDLNGNVLYSWKPVHEEVWSKAANDEVKKMMKRVVTEGTGSRAAFSNSNYLGGKTGTTNDYNDLWFVGMTDRYTSALWIGYDQPRSINYNHIHLNLWRDYMSKID, from the coding sequence ATGAGAATACTAACCGGGAATCTATTTATTGCTTTACTTATTATGTTATTTGCATTTTCATTTTTACTCGTTACGGAGGAACTGGCACATACTAAACCAATCGATGAGGTACTGGATGAAAATATAAAAATTTCTAAAATGCCATTATCACAAAATAGTTTTATAGTCGATAAAAATGGAGAAATCGTTTCTGAAATTTATAACGGTGAAAACCGTGTAATATTATCCTTCAATGCTATTCCTACATTGGCAATTGACGCTTTTTTAGCTGCTGAGGATCAGTCATTTTATGAGCATCCAGGCTTTGATATGAAAGGGATTACTCGTGCTTTTATCGTTAATTTTAACGACAATTCCATATCTCAAGGCGGAAGTACAATTACACAACAGCTTGCTAGGAATTTATATTTAACCCATGACAGATCGTATGAAAGAAAACTAAGCGAGCTCTTATATGCGATACAAATAGAACGCAAGCTTTCGAAGGATGAAATTATTACTTTATATTTAAATGCAATTTATTTTCAAAACGGCGTATATGGAATCGAGGCTGCTAGCCAGTTTTATTTTAATAAGCCTATTGATGAGTTATCTGTGGCTGAAATTGCATTTATTAGCTCCATTCCAAATCATCCCGAAAAATTTAACCCACTGACAAACATCGAGCATACACATACTCGCAAAGAGTGGATACTGACAAAAATGCTAGAAACAGAAAAAATTGACGAGGATACGTTCGAGGAAGCACTAAAAGAAGAAATAACGCTAAACATCTCAAACAGAATAGACAAACACCCGGACTATGTCACATATGTTCACCATGAGCTAGAAGCACTCATTAGTGAGCAAGAAGGATATAAAAAAAGGATCGATAACGCAAGCACGGACGAAGCAAAACACAATATTACGCTTGAGCTTAAGCAACGAGCAGAATCTGTTCTTGAAAAAGGTGTCATTATCGAAACAGCGTTAGACCCAGAAATACAAGCACAAGCTGTAAAATCAATCAACGATCAATTAGCACAAACGAGTTTACAGGCTGCTACTACAATAATTGATCATCACCACCATGAAATTGTCGCGATTACTGGTGGAACCAATTACAATAAATTCGATTTTCATAGAGGTTTCCAAGCATATAGACAACCAGGCTCATCCATTAAGCCATTACTTGTTTTTGCTCCATATTTAAATGAAACAAATACAACTGAAACATCCGTTGTAGATGCTTCTCCTTTTTCTAAAAATGGCTACTCCCCTCAAAACTATGGTGGAGCAGTTTATGGACGGGTACAAATGGAACAAGCGTTTAAACACTCTTATAATACTGCGGCTGTCCGTCTTTTAGATACGATTGGTGTTGAGACTGCTTTTTCTTACTTAGATCCTTTTAACTTTCAACGCGTCCAACAATCAGACTATATCCTTTCAGCAGCACTAGGAGGCTTTACTCATGGCGTTTCTGTTTTAGAAATGACACAAGCTTACTCAACATTCGCCACTAACGGAGTTTATCATTCACCAAAGGCAATTAAACAAGTCGTCGATTTGAATGGAAATGTGCTATATAGCTGGAAGCCGGTTCATGAAGAAGTTTGGAGTAAAGCCGCAAATGACGAAGTGAAAAAAATGATGAAGCGCGTTGTGACTGAAGGTACTGGAAGTCGGGCCGCATTTTCTAATTCTAATTATCTCGGCGGAAAAACGGGAACAACGAACGATTACAACGATTTATGGTTCGTTGGTATGACTGATCGCTATACTTCAGCACTTTGGATCGGATATGACCAACCGAGATCGATAAATTATAACCATATCCATCTAAATTTGTGGCGCGATTATATGTCTAAGATCGATTAA
- a CDS encoding PrkA family serine protein kinase yields the protein MDILNKIQKHREEEAGLKWEGTFADYLEILRERPEVAQTAHSRIYNMIKDAGVEEKDGRKHYKFFEDQIFGLEESIERLVEEYFHSAARRLDVKKRILLLMGPVSGGKSTIVTMLKRGIEEYSRTDRGAVYAIKGCPMHEDPLHLIPHHMRDEFYEEYGIRIEGNLSPLNTMRLEKEYDGRIEDVMVERVFLSEDKRVGVGTFSPSDPKSQDIADLTGSIDFSTIAEYGSESDPRAYRFDGELNKANRGLMEFQEMLKCDEKFLWHLLSLSQEGNFKAGRFALISADEMIVAHTNEAEYKSFIANKKNEALHSRIIVMPVPYNLRVSEEERIYEKMIKESDISDVHIAPHALKIAAIFTVLTRLKDSKNGSVDILKKLKLYDGQEVEGFSSQDVEELKKEFADEGMDGIDPRYVINRISSAIIRKDLKAINALDVLRSIKDGLDQHASISQEDKERYLNFISIARKEYDEIAKKEVQKAFVYSYEESAKTLMDNYLDNVEAYCNKSKLRDPLTGEEMSPDEKLMRSIEEQIGISENAKKAFREEILIRISAFARKGKKFDYNSHERLREAIQKKLFADLKDVVKITTSTKTPDENQLKKINSVIERLIDEHGYNSTSANDLLRYVGSLLNR from the coding sequence ATGGATATTTTAAACAAAATTCAAAAACACCGGGAAGAGGAAGCAGGATTGAAATGGGAAGGGACATTCGCTGACTACTTAGAAATTTTACGTGAGCGGCCAGAGGTGGCACAAACAGCTCATTCTCGTATTTATAACATGATTAAGGATGCGGGTGTTGAAGAAAAGGATGGAAGAAAACATTATAAGTTCTTTGAAGATCAAATCTTTGGATTAGAAGAATCAATTGAAAGGTTGGTCGAGGAATATTTTCACTCTGCTGCTCGTCGATTAGACGTAAAGAAACGAATTTTACTGCTTATGGGACCAGTTAGTGGTGGTAAATCAACGATCGTAACTATGTTGAAAAGAGGTATAGAGGAATATAGTCGAACAGATCGGGGGGCTGTTTATGCTATAAAAGGCTGCCCAATGCATGAAGACCCTCTTCACCTCATTCCACACCATATGAGAGACGAGTTTTACGAAGAGTATGGTATCCGAATAGAGGGGAATTTATCACCGTTAAATACGATGCGGCTAGAAAAGGAATACGATGGTCGCATTGAGGATGTAATGGTAGAAAGAGTATTTTTATCAGAGGATAAAAGAGTTGGTGTTGGGACATTTAGTCCATCAGATCCAAAATCACAGGATATCGCGGATTTAACAGGTAGCATCGATTTTTCAACAATTGCGGAATATGGTTCAGAATCTGACCCGAGAGCATATCGCTTTGATGGTGAGTTAAATAAGGCAAATCGAGGACTAATGGAATTTCAAGAAATGTTAAAATGCGATGAGAAGTTTTTATGGCACCTCCTTTCATTGTCTCAAGAAGGTAACTTTAAAGCGGGTAGATTTGCCCTCATTTCTGCTGATGAAATGATTGTAGCCCATACGAATGAGGCAGAGTATAAATCGTTTATTGCTAACAAAAAAAATGAAGCCCTTCACTCACGAATTATTGTTATGCCTGTTCCATATAATTTAAGAGTATCTGAGGAAGAAAGAATTTATGAAAAGATGATCAAAGAAAGTGATATTTCGGATGTTCACATTGCCCCTCATGCCCTAAAAATAGCTGCGATATTTACTGTTCTCACTCGTTTGAAAGACTCTAAAAACGGTAGTGTGGATATATTAAAGAAGTTGAAGCTGTATGACGGACAGGAGGTAGAAGGCTTTAGTTCGCAAGATGTTGAAGAGCTTAAGAAGGAGTTTGCAGACGAAGGGATGGACGGAATAGACCCTCGTTATGTCATCAATCGAATTTCTTCGGCAATCATTCGTAAGGACTTAAAAGCCATTAACGCACTTGACGTGTTACGTTCAATAAAAGACGGGCTTGACCAACATGCTTCCATTTCCCAAGAGGATAAAGAAAGGTACTTGAACTTTATATCAATTGCTCGAAAAGAGTACGATGAAATTGCAAAGAAAGAGGTTCAAAAAGCATTTGTATATTCCTATGAGGAATCTGCTAAAACGTTAATGGATAATTATTTAGATAATGTAGAAGCGTATTGTAATAAAAGCAAGCTGCGTGATCCATTAACAGGAGAAGAAATGAGTCCTGATGAAAAGCTCATGCGCTCTATTGAAGAGCAAATTGGAATTTCTGAAAATGCTAAAAAGGCATTTAGAGAGGAAATACTCATTAGAATTTCTGCATTTGCACGAAAAGGGAAGAAATTTGATTATAATTCACACGAGCGGCTTCGAGAAGCTATTCAGAAAAAGCTATTTGCTGATTTGAAGGATGTTGTTAAAATTACAACCTCTACAAAAACACCAGATGAAAATCAGCTTAAGAAAATTAATAGTGTAATTGAAAGGTTAATTGATGAGCATGGCTATAATTCTACTTCAGCAAATGATTTACTTCGCTATGTAGGGAGCTTGCTTAATCGTTAA
- the lepB gene encoding signal peptidase I — protein sequence MNIDIPVGEQPKRRRKWKKELFSWLKIITMITIFVVFVRMFLFTNYIVYGQSMMPTIADGERVIVNKIGYEISEPERFDLIIFHATEDTDYIKRVIGLPGEHVKYENDMLYVNGEPIEEPFLKPGSNGYDSDEVFTKDFTLESKTGEMIVPDGHVFVLGDNRRNSMDSRQMGFVEQDVIVGKVNVAYWPPKKLRVFH from the coding sequence ATGAATATAGATATTCCGGTGGGAGAACAGCCTAAGAGAAGAAGGAAATGGAAAAAAGAATTATTTAGTTGGTTGAAAATAATAACAATGATTACGATATTCGTTGTATTTGTACGTATGTTTTTGTTTACAAATTATATCGTTTATGGACAATCGATGATGCCTACAATTGCAGATGGAGAACGAGTGATCGTAAATAAAATAGGCTATGAAATTAGTGAACCAGAGCGATTTGATTTAATAATATTCCATGCAACGGAAGATACAGATTATATTAAGAGAGTGATAGGTTTACCGGGGGAACACGTTAAGTATGAAAACGATATGCTATACGTTAATGGCGAGCCTATCGAGGAACCGTTTCTGAAGCCAGGGAGTAATGGGTATGACTCAGACGAAGTCTTTACGAAGGACTTTACTTTAGAATCAAAAACAGGGGAGATGATCGTCCCTGATGGTCACGTTTTCGTACTTGGAGATAATCGAAGAAATAGTATGGATAGTAGGCAAATGGGCTTTGTAGAACAAGATGTAATTGTAGGCAAAGTGAATGTAGCTTATTGGCCTCCAAAAAAATTACGTGTTTTCCATTAG
- the yhbH gene encoding sporulation protein YhbH, with the protein MKDSVGKNFVVSQDNWSLHRKGYQDQQRHQEKVQEAINKNLPDLVSEENIIMSNGRDLVKIPIRSLDEYKIRYNYDKNKHVGQGTGDSEIGDVVAQDGTPQKGPGKGEGAGDQAGEDYYEAEVSLAELEQILFSELELPNLQQKEEDNIVVENIEFTDIRKKGLMGNVDKRRTILEAVKRNALAGKPGVAPIYNDDLRFKTWEEKVRPDSKAVVIAMMDTSGSMGRWEKFMARSYFFWMTRFLRTKYETVDIEFIAHHTEAKVVSEDDFFKKGESGGTICSSAYRKALEIIDSKYPPSKYNIYPFHFSDGDNLTSDNQRCLSLVKEIMDVSSMFGYGEVNQYNRPSTLMSSYKNIQDERFRHYVLREKADVYRALKWFFRKEESMVH; encoded by the coding sequence ATGAAAGACAGTGTAGGTAAAAATTTTGTTGTCTCTCAAGATAATTGGTCCCTCCACCGTAAAGGATACCAAGACCAGCAACGCCACCAAGAAAAAGTACAGGAAGCCATTAACAAAAACTTACCTGACTTAGTAAGTGAAGAAAACATTATCATGTCTAATGGCCGAGATTTAGTTAAAATTCCGATACGTTCTTTGGACGAATACAAAATTCGTTATAATTATGACAAAAATAAGCACGTAGGTCAGGGCACAGGAGACAGCGAAATTGGTGATGTCGTTGCTCAAGATGGGACACCTCAAAAGGGTCCTGGAAAAGGAGAAGGTGCTGGAGATCAAGCTGGGGAAGATTATTATGAAGCTGAGGTTTCTCTTGCAGAGTTAGAGCAAATTTTATTTTCTGAATTGGAGTTGCCGAACCTTCAGCAGAAGGAAGAGGACAACATTGTCGTTGAAAACATTGAATTTACCGATATTAGAAAAAAAGGTTTAATGGGGAATGTAGATAAGAGAAGAACGATATTAGAGGCTGTAAAAAGAAATGCCCTTGCTGGTAAACCAGGAGTAGCACCCATTTACAACGATGACTTACGTTTTAAAACGTGGGAAGAGAAAGTACGACCAGATTCTAAAGCAGTTGTTATAGCAATGATGGATACATCGGGGAGTATGGGTAGATGGGAGAAATTTATGGCTAGGAGCTATTTTTTCTGGATGACAAGGTTTCTCCGCACAAAATATGAAACAGTAGATATTGAGTTCATTGCTCATCACACAGAAGCGAAGGTCGTGAGTGAAGATGACTTTTTTAAGAAAGGAGAAAGTGGGGGAACAATTTGTTCTTCAGCATACCGTAAAGCGCTGGAGATAATTGATTCGAAATATCCACCATCTAAATATAATATTTATCCATTCCATTTTTCGGATGGCGATAATTTAACAAGCGATAATCAGCGTTGTCTATCACTTGTGAAAGAAATTATGGATGTTTCGAGCATGTTCGGCTATGGGGAAGTGAACCAATATAATCGTCCTTCCACTTTAATGAGTTCCTATAAAAATATTCAAGATGAGCGTTTTAGACACTATGTTTTAAGAGAAAAAGCGGATGTGTATAGAGCACTAAAATGGTTTTTTCGTAAAGAAGAATCGATGGTTCATTAA
- a CDS encoding GGDEF domain-containing protein, whose protein sequence is MLHHQHKKKRFTIGFLSANVAFDVESLLFQGMRQAAEKYGVNLVYISQLENENLDSFKHLSDLHGMRLENNLNKSDNRLQASSKYDKLQTIVKNFAIDGLIFIGWSKDAEDSNIHLLQQAFENIPIISVGKDIDNITSVYTHGSQYISELTKHLIEEHLCRNIALIAPRKFDKRIDRFIDTMQAYQIYDQNIVIDKEIEGINDSVMRINAAFNILFNERQADIDAVIVMTASEGKYALEYLQDRGIRVPEDIKLVCYEDHPSIAYSSPSLTTIDYPFEKLGYSSGETLVRLLNEGKAPLLTEIPTKIVYRDSCGCSINSAPRFEYDTVFYNSENASVVDLAAHLSSLFPSLNINFDKVINTFLADIKEEKTDAFLPILQDELKRHNHEYRETTLQEFINALKEATFPYYSDNELYNIRAEKIWFAAKYIVKDFSNHQTILDFISTDKINKVLKAINQSFMSAYSLPKIIHVMENAMTWLKIPSCFLHLSKNEQLHDDSLVFSYYDDETKNISEKQVADVFAHFVNRKREERFDLVVMLHSLNQSETALIVMEPGENQTNTLISYWVQIIAALKGAFLMDESQELIKKLAYYADTDPLTKLFNRRFFYRSLKSAIKKEQPFSIFYIDVDGFKPVNDMYGHAAGDDLLQQIAGRITFILGKTSYPLEHELLYGNAKANAIFRLGGDEFTVLFNSTDPIEIEAYVKKLIRFIELPYSINGQHKSVISCSVGISSFPADSNDLESLLKKADTALYCAKKLKNTFQIYSSIN, encoded by the coding sequence ATGCTACACCACCAACATAAAAAGAAAAGGTTTACAATTGGATTTCTTTCTGCAAACGTTGCATTCGATGTGGAAAGTTTGCTCTTTCAAGGAATGAGACAAGCTGCAGAGAAATATGGTGTAAATTTAGTTTATATTAGTCAATTAGAGAATGAAAACTTAGATAGTTTTAAACACTTATCAGACTTGCATGGCATGAGGCTAGAAAATAACTTGAATAAATCCGATAATAGGCTTCAAGCTTCTAGTAAATACGATAAGCTGCAAACAATAGTAAAAAATTTTGCTATTGATGGTCTTATTTTTATTGGCTGGTCGAAAGACGCTGAAGATAGTAATATTCACTTGTTACAACAAGCATTTGAAAATATCCCTATCATTAGTGTAGGTAAAGACATCGATAATATTACTAGTGTCTATACACACGGTAGTCAATATATTAGTGAGCTGACGAAACACTTGATTGAGGAGCACCTATGCAGAAACATTGCTCTTATCGCCCCTAGAAAGTTCGATAAGAGAATTGACCGTTTTATAGACACAATGCAGGCTTACCAAATATATGATCAAAATATAGTAATCGATAAGGAAATAGAAGGTATAAACGATAGTGTAATGCGTATTAATGCTGCCTTCAACATTCTATTTAATGAACGACAAGCTGATATTGATGCAGTAATTGTCATGACTGCAAGCGAAGGGAAATACGCGTTAGAATATCTTCAAGATCGTGGAATAAGAGTACCGGAGGATATTAAGCTCGTTTGCTATGAGGATCACCCATCAATTGCTTATTCTTCACCTAGTTTAACAACGATAGATTATCCATTTGAAAAGCTCGGTTACTCTAGTGGTGAAACTCTTGTGAGGTTATTAAATGAAGGAAAGGCACCGTTATTGACAGAAATACCGACAAAAATTGTATATCGTGACTCTTGTGGTTGTTCAATCAATAGCGCACCTCGCTTTGAGTACGATACAGTTTTTTATAACAGCGAAAATGCATCGGTAGTCGATTTAGCAGCTCATTTATCATCCTTATTTCCATCTTTAAATATAAATTTTGATAAGGTCATTAATACATTCCTAGCGGATATTAAAGAGGAAAAAACGGATGCCTTTTTACCTATTCTTCAGGATGAGTTAAAAAGGCATAATCACGAATATCGGGAAACGACACTACAAGAATTCATAAATGCTTTAAAAGAGGCAACGTTCCCATATTATAGTGACAATGAACTTTATAATATAAGAGCGGAAAAAATTTGGTTTGCTGCAAAGTATATCGTCAAGGATTTTTCAAACCACCAAACAATATTAGACTTTATATCAACAGACAAAATAAATAAAGTATTAAAAGCTATTAATCAATCCTTCATGTCTGCTTATTCGTTACCTAAAATTATTCATGTGATGGAAAACGCAATGACATGGCTAAAAATACCTAGCTGTTTCCTACATTTGTCTAAAAATGAGCAACTACATGACGATAGTTTAGTTTTCAGCTATTATGATGACGAGACTAAAAATATAAGCGAAAAGCAAGTAGCCGATGTATTTGCCCATTTTGTAAATAGAAAAAGGGAAGAACGCTTTGATCTTGTTGTCATGCTTCATTCGCTTAACCAATCCGAAACTGCACTAATCGTAATGGAGCCTGGTGAAAATCAAACAAATACCCTTATCTCCTATTGGGTACAAATCATCGCTGCACTAAAAGGCGCTTTTCTCATGGATGAATCTCAGGAATTAATAAAAAAACTTGCATACTATGCTGATACAGATCCACTAACAAAACTATTTAATCGTAGGTTTTTCTATCGCAGTTTAAAAAGTGCGATAAAGAAGGAACAACCATTCTCTATTTTTTACATTGATGTGGATGGATTCAAACCAGTAAATGATATGTACGGGCATGCTGCAGGGGATGACTTACTGCAACAAATAGCAGGGAGAATTACATTTATCTTAGGGAAAACGAGCTATCCGTTAGAGCATGAGCTTTTATACGGAAATGCCAAAGCTAACGCTATTTTTAGACTTGGTGGTGACGAATTCACTGTACTTTTCAATAGTACAGATCCAATCGAGATAGAAGCGTATGTAAAAAAATTAATTAGGTTTATCGAATTACCTTATTCCATTAATGGCCAACATAAAAGTGTTATTTCTTGTAGTGTAGGGATTAGCAGCTTTCCAGCAGATTCTAATGACCTTGAATCGCTCCTAAAAAAGGCTGATACTGCATTATATTGTGCGAAAAAGCTTAAAAACACATTTCAAATATATTCTTCAATCAATTAA
- the helD gene encoding RNA polymerase recycling motor HelD — protein MTGRSKDWELEEKRLYDVHEQIHKKMEQLSENVGDLKEGIIGLRKTFWDDVTVNLDDAHEVGETFTSIKQQTELLSERERTHKQAYDQMRKLLKLKDSAYFGRIDFLEVGESKEEEVYVGIASLMDEKDEDFLVYDWRAPISSLYYNYSPGKARYEVPSEVIEGEVTLKRQYIIDHGKLKSMFDTGVTIGDDLLQEVLSNNANTEMKNIVATIQKEQNEIIRNEKSRFLFVQGVAGSGKTSAALQRVAYLLYTYRKSLTADNIMLFSPNLLFNSYISTVLPELGEENMKQMTFQSYLEERIGSDYHLEDPFTQMEYLYTARGESDYELRLKSIQFKSSIQFRKYIDEYLTLLSKEMLLFHPLYFRGELFISEEEIEKYFYELDASLPISNRMNLLVEWLLLEVKKLEKRERRKDWPIEESELLDKEDYLEAYRQSQKGGRHKEDTFDDFDREEKVLVKMIVKKHLLPLKKAIKGYRFLAIKAMYRQLFTSEVTHKLCADGLPKEWNDVADITVRNLDKESLYYEDATAFLYLRDQLEGKKTYTTIKHVLIDEAQDYSLFQFEYLKQLFPHSRMTILGDLNQAIYAHSIGGETLLSHRESDLEKIQQITLLKSYRSTQQIVHFSKGLIDGGEHIIPFNRSGSLPTLTVVESDMMLKKQITLCAEQLIRKGNKTIAILCKTEKESEEAYHLFKNELDVHLLNKDSHTYKEGILIMPAYLSKGIEFDAVIIYNASNTEYEHDLERRLFYTACTRAMHELHIYSLGKPTNFFKHVERGSYSQR, from the coding sequence ATGACCGGAAGAAGTAAGGATTGGGAGTTAGAAGAAAAAAGATTGTACGATGTACATGAACAAATCCATAAAAAGATGGAACAGCTTAGTGAAAATGTTGGTGACTTAAAAGAAGGTATTATCGGTTTAAGAAAAACTTTTTGGGACGATGTTACTGTAAACTTGGATGATGCTCATGAGGTTGGGGAAACGTTCACAAGTATTAAACAACAAACTGAGCTCTTGTCAGAAAGAGAACGCACACATAAGCAAGCATACGACCAAATGAGAAAATTACTGAAGCTAAAAGATTCAGCGTACTTCGGAAGAATAGATTTTCTAGAGGTTGGTGAAAGCAAGGAAGAAGAAGTGTATGTAGGGATTGCGTCTTTAATGGATGAAAAGGATGAAGATTTCTTAGTCTATGATTGGAGAGCACCTATATCTAGCTTATACTACAATTATTCTCCAGGAAAAGCTCGATATGAAGTACCTTCAGAAGTGATAGAAGGTGAAGTGACGTTGAAGCGTCAATATATTATCGATCATGGGAAATTAAAGAGTATGTTTGATACTGGTGTCACGATCGGTGATGATCTACTTCAAGAGGTGCTTAGTAATAATGCTAACACTGAAATGAAAAATATTGTTGCGACAATACAAAAGGAACAAAATGAAATTATCCGTAATGAAAAAAGTAGATTTTTATTTGTACAAGGTGTAGCTGGTAGTGGTAAAACGTCAGCAGCATTACAGAGAGTAGCGTATTTACTGTATACATATAGAAAAAGTCTGACAGCGGATAATATCATGCTTTTTTCTCCTAATTTGTTATTTAATAGCTACATATCAACTGTCTTACCTGAACTAGGCGAAGAAAACATGAAACAGATGACTTTTCAATCTTATTTAGAAGAACGGATTGGATCAGATTATCACCTAGAGGATCCTTTTACACAAATGGAGTATTTGTATACCGCTAGAGGTGAGAGTGATTATGAACTAAGGTTGAAATCTATTCAGTTTAAATCATCAATACAATTTAGGAAGTATATTGATGAATATTTAACTCTTCTTTCCAAGGAGATGCTTCTGTTTCATCCATTATATTTTAGAGGGGAATTATTTATATCGGAAGAGGAGATTGAAAAGTATTTTTATGAACTTGACGCTTCTTTACCAATTTCAAATAGAATGAATCTATTAGTTGAATGGTTACTCCTTGAAGTGAAGAAACTAGAAAAACGTGAAAGAAGGAAAGATTGGCCAATTGAGGAAAGCGAATTACTTGATAAAGAGGATTATTTAGAGGCATACCGACAATCGCAAAAGGGTGGAAGGCATAAAGAAGATACCTTCGATGACTTTGATCGTGAAGAGAAGGTATTAGTAAAAATGATTGTGAAAAAACACTTACTACCTTTGAAAAAAGCAATTAAAGGTTACCGCTTTTTAGCGATAAAAGCAATGTATCGTCAGCTTTTCACTAGTGAAGTCACTCATAAGCTTTGTGCTGATGGTCTTCCAAAAGAATGGAACGATGTTGCTGACATTACGGTAAGAAATCTTGATAAAGAATCGTTATATTATGAGGATGCGACGGCATTTCTATATTTAAGGGATCAGCTAGAAGGAAAGAAGACATACACTACGATTAAGCATGTTTTGATTGATGAAGCACAAGATTATTCATTATTTCAATTTGAATATTTAAAACAACTATTCCCTCATAGTCGCATGACAATATTAGGGGATTTAAATCAAGCAATTTATGCGCATTCAATCGGGGGAGAAACACTATTATCCCATAGAGAAAGTGATCTTGAAAAGATTCAACAAATAACCTTATTGAAAAGTTATCGTTCTACACAGCAAATCGTTCATTTTTCAAAAGGGTTAATCGATGGGGGAGAACATATTATTCCGTTTAATCGAAGTGGATCCCTCCCAACGTTAACAGTTGTAGAAAGTGATATGATGCTAAAAAAACAAATTACTCTTTGTGCTGAGCAGTTAATAAGAAAGGGTAATAAGACTATTGCAATATTATGTAAAACGGAAAAAGAAAGTGAAGAAGCTTACCACTTATTTAAAAATGAATTAGATGTACATTTGTTAAATAAAGATTCTCATACTTATAAAGAAGGTATTCTCATTATGCCAGCCTATCTGTCTAAAGGAATCGAATTTGATGCAGTTATTATTTATAACGCTTCGAACACTGAATATGAACATGATTTAGAGAGAAGGCTTTTTTATACTGCATGTACACGAGCAATGCACGAATTGCACATCTATTCCTTGGGAAAACCAACCAACTTTTTTAAGCATGTAGAAAGAGGTTCGTATAGTCAACGTTAA